The nucleotide window CTTGTAGTTACAGGGGTACTCATGGGTGGTTGCAGCAGTACACAATTCGCCAGAGATGGTGATATTGTCGATGTACACTACACCGGAACACTGCCAGACGGTTCGGAGTTCGATTCATCAGAAGGTAAAGACCCTTTGCAATTCACGGTCGGGGCCGGCCAAATGATAGCCGGTTTTGAGAATGCCGTATACGGGATGAAGGTAGGCGAGACCAAGACCGTAACCATCCCGTCAGCAGAGGCCTACGGACCACACGATGAAGACCTTGTAATGGAGATAAACCGGGACGAGTTGCCTGAAGATATTGAACCAACAGTTGGACTGCAAATCGGGGTGACTTACGAGGGAGGTCAGCAGGGTTCGGCTATCGTAACCGAAGTAACCGAGACCACCGTTACAATGGACGCCAACCACTTCCTTGCCGGAAAAGACCTCATCTTCGAGTTAAAGCTGGTCAAGATAAGAAGGTAGACCGCTAGTTATGCCATCTGCTAGAGCTGGTTGTGCCAGCAGGGCTGGTTGTGCCAGCAGGGCTGGTTGTGTCAACAGTTAGAGAAAGTAAGAGGTAGGCAATGCCGAAGCTCCTTGAATACCAGGGGAAACGACTCCTGAAAGAGATGGGAATACCGGTTCCCCGAGGTGATGTTGCCTCCACACCGCAGGAGGCACTCCGGATAGCTACCGAAATTGGTAAACCGGTGGCAGTTAAAGCCCAGATAGGCGTAACCGGCCGCTTCAAGGCCGGTGGTATCAAGTTTGCTGATACGCCCGAAGAGGCCGAAAAAGCCGCTGCCGGACTCCTCGGTGAAGACATCAAGGGTGCCAGGGTAACCAGGGTCCTGGTCGAGGAGCGGCTGGACGTCGAGCGAGAGATGTACGCCGGCATCATCGTCAACGATTCCTACAAGGTCAGGAGTCCGGTTCTGATGTTCAGCACCCGTGGCGGTGTTGACATCGAGGAGATAGCTGCCGAAGACCCGGACAGCGTGGTCAGTCTGAATATAGATGTACTGGACGGCCTTTCCATCGAAGAAGTCCGCAGCCTGGTCTCCAGGTTCAACATTCCCCTGCCCCTCATATCACCTCTCAGTGAAATAGTACATGGCCTGTACCGGGTCTTTCGGGAGTATAGTGCACGCAGTGCGGAGATGAACCCGCTGGTACTCACTACCAACGGAAAAATCCTCCCGGCCGACTGCCGTATCGTTATCGATGAGGCCTCGGTATTCAAGCATCCGGAACTGGAGATAGACTACCCCCGTGATATCAGCAGGGAACCTACCGAGCTTGAGCGAATTGCCTGGCGTGTAGAGGAAGAAGACTACCGCGGGACGGGTTACTTTGTCCAGCTTGCCGAGGGCTTCGGACCCGGTGAAGGATATGTCGGTTTTCATGGACTTGGCGGCGGCGGCGCTATGCTGGGAGCCGATGCCCTGATACGCCACGGGCTCAAACTGGCCAATTACGCGGAAAGCAGCGGCAACCCGACCGCCTCCAAGGTATACCGCGTCGTCAAGCTCGTCTTTTCCCAACCGGATATCGATGCCTTTGTACTCATGGGTGCGATGGTAGCCAACCAGGAGCAATGGCACCATGCCCATGCTCTGGTCCGGGCACTGAATGAAGACCTGATTAGCAGACCAGGCTTCCCGGTGGTTATCCTCATTGCAGGCAACAAGGAGAAGGAATCGCTGGAGATACTCAGGAACGGCCTGAGCGGGCTTCCGGCAAAAATTGAGATATACGGCCGTGATTACGTGTACAACGTTGATTTTATAGCAGAACGCGTGAAGGAACTCGTCGAGGAGTACCGGCGTACCTGAGAGGAGGCAGGCAGGATGACGACCCTTGAATTCCCGTTTCGCACCGGCAAGGTCGCGATTGACCTGGAGAAGTGCCGTGGCTGCCAGAGTTATGCCTGCGTCGAAGCGTGCACCCGGTTCGGGGGAAACCTCTTCAAGGTCGAAGATGGCCTGCCAGCCCTGATACCATCCGTTGAAGAGGCAGGCCGCCGTTGCATCGAGGACCTTGCCTGCGAGCGCTACTGCCAGGACAACGGCAACAAGGGCCTGCAAATCACTCTGGACATGTTCGGCCTGGACGAATACCGCAGGAAGGTCGGCCTTGCCGGGCACGGAGGGCAGGCATAAATGGCAATACTTGCTGACGAAAATACCACGGTACTGGTACAGGGCATAACCGGACGGGAAGGCAGTACCCGTGCGAAATACATGCTTGACTATGGCACCAGGCTGCTGTGCGGTGTCACTCCCGGTCGCGGCGGCAACAGCATCCACGGTATTCCCGTTTACAACACCGTTCAGGAGGCCGTCGAGGAACAGGGACCGATAGATGCCAGTGTGACCTTCGTGCCGGCACCGCAACTCAAACCCGCCGTCTTCGAGGCTATTGAGGCCGGACTGAAGATGGTTATTGTCCCTGCGGAGCGGGTGCCCTTGCACGATGCCCTGGAGATGATTTCTCTGGCACGGCGTAAGGGATGCCGTCTATTCGGGCCGGGCTGCATGGGCATGGTCACGCCGCAGAAGGCGGCCGTGGGGTGGCTGGGTGCTTCCGTCGAATTCGCCAACGAAATCTTCATTCCCGGGGCTGTTGGCGTAATGTCCCGCAGCGGTGGTCAAACGGGCACCGTGGTCTGGAGCATAACCAGGACCGGCATCGGCATATCAACGGCGATACACATCGGCACGGAGCCGGTCATCGGCACCAACTTCGCCGACGTACTACCCCTCTTCGAACAGGACGAGGCTACCAGGGCGGTAGTCTTGTTCGGTGAAATCGGCACAGTGGCCGAGGAGGAGGCTGCCGAAGTCATCAAGGAAGGCAGATTCAGCAAACCGCTGGTGGCTTATATCGCCGGACGAACGATGCCATCCGGCATGAGATTCTCTCATGCCAGTGCCATTATTGAAAGAGGCAGGGGCACCGCGGAAAGCAAGGTCAAGGCCCTGAAGGCAGCCGGTGCACACGTAGTCGATACGCCCCAGGAGATTGCTACCACACTGGCCGGGCTTCTCTAGCGGGCTGGTATCGCAACTACTTA belongs to Dehalococcoidales bacterium and includes:
- a CDS encoding FKBP-type peptidyl-prolyl cis-trans isomerase codes for the protein LVVTGVLMGGCSSTQFARDGDIVDVHYTGTLPDGSEFDSSEGKDPLQFTVGAGQMIAGFENAVYGMKVGETKTVTIPSAEAYGPHDEDLVMEINRDELPEDIEPTVGLQIGVTYEGGQQGSAIVTEVTETTVTMDANHFLAGKDLIFELKLVKIRR
- a CDS encoding ATP-grasp domain-containing protein — translated: MPKLLEYQGKRLLKEMGIPVPRGDVASTPQEALRIATEIGKPVAVKAQIGVTGRFKAGGIKFADTPEEAEKAAAGLLGEDIKGARVTRVLVEERLDVEREMYAGIIVNDSYKVRSPVLMFSTRGGVDIEEIAAEDPDSVVSLNIDVLDGLSIEEVRSLVSRFNIPLPLISPLSEIVHGLYRVFREYSARSAEMNPLVLTTNGKILPADCRIVIDEASVFKHPELEIDYPRDISREPTELERIAWRVEEEDYRGTGYFVQLAEGFGPGEGYVGFHGLGGGGAMLGADALIRHGLKLANYAESSGNPTASKVYRVVKLVFSQPDIDAFVLMGAMVANQEQWHHAHALVRALNEDLISRPGFPVVILIAGNKEKESLEILRNGLSGLPAKIEIYGRDYVYNVDFIAERVKELVEEYRRT
- a CDS encoding CoA-binding protein; translation: MAILADENTTVLVQGITGREGSTRAKYMLDYGTRLLCGVTPGRGGNSIHGIPVYNTVQEAVEEQGPIDASVTFVPAPQLKPAVFEAIEAGLKMVIVPAERVPLHDALEMISLARRKGCRLFGPGCMGMVTPQKAAVGWLGASVEFANEIFIPGAVGVMSRSGGQTGTVVWSITRTGIGISTAIHIGTEPVIGTNFADVLPLFEQDEATRAVVLFGEIGTVAEEEAAEVIKEGRFSKPLVAYIAGRTMPSGMRFSHASAIIERGRGTAESKVKALKAAGAHVVDTPQEIATTLAGLL